One Weissella coleopterorum DNA segment encodes these proteins:
- a CDS encoding PTS sugar transporter subunit IIB: MKFLAVCQSGLGTSFMVEMNIKQVLIDLNVTENIEIEHVDVGSATAGSADYFFIESTLAEAVSNLPRERLVLLKSIIDADEVKAAVVQVLDRENIAHS; the protein is encoded by the coding sequence ATGAAATTTTTAGCTGTATGCCAGTCTGGATTGGGAACCAGTTTCATGGTTGAGATGAATATTAAACAGGTTTTAATTGACTTGAATGTAACAGAAAATATTGAAATTGAACATGTTGATGTGGGGAGTGCAACGGCCGGTTCCGCAGACTATTTTTTCATTGAAAGTACTTTAGCTGAGGCGGTATCAAATTTGCCCAGGGAACGTTTAGTCTTGTTAAAATCAATTATTGATGCAGATGAAGTTAAAGCCGCTGTAGTTCAGGTGCTTGATCGAGAAAACATTGCTCACTCTTAG
- a CDS encoding PTS sugar transporter subunit IIA: protein MLKKLLNEKTIQISDDLFDRKDWRKAITVAAQPLLEECVIKSTYVEAMIKNVEEAGPYINIGPKIALAHAKSSNDVNQVGISLLKTNSAVDLVNAEHPVTLWFVLAAPDDTSHLKLLQELTQLLMDKDLLLQLNEASTIRAIADIIESVNIK, encoded by the coding sequence ATGTTAAAGAAATTACTTAATGAAAAGACGATTCAAATTTCAGATGATTTATTCGACAGAAAAGACTGGCGAAAAGCCATTACCGTAGCAGCACAGCCGTTATTGGAAGAATGCGTGATTAAAAGCACTTATGTCGAGGCAATGATTAAAAATGTCGAAGAAGCAGGACCATATATTAATATTGGTCCTAAAATTGCACTTGCGCATGCCAAATCGAGTAATGATGTTAATCAAGTGGGAATTTCTTTATTAAAAACTAATTCTGCAGTTGATCTTGTTAACGCAGAACATCCGGTCACCTTGTGGTTTGTTCTAGCGGCGCCTGATGATACATCACACTTAAAACTATTGCAAGAATTAACTCAGTTATTGATGGATAAGGATTTATTATTACAGCTAAACGAGGCATCTACAATTCGCGCAATCGCAGACATTATTGAATCCGTAAATATTAAATAA